The Neomonachus schauinslandi chromosome 4, ASM220157v2, whole genome shotgun sequence genome includes a region encoding these proteins:
- the LOC110579000 gene encoding 60S ribosomal protein L36a-like, producing MVNVPKTRRTFCKKCGKHQTHKVTQYKKGKDSLYAQGKRCYDRKQSGYGGQTKPIFWKKAKTTKKIVLRLECVEPNCRSKRMLAIKRCKHFELEGDKKRKGQVIQF from the coding sequence ATGGTGAACGTTCCTAAAACCCGCCGGACTTTCTGCAAGAAGTGTGGCAAGCACCAGACCCACAAAGTGACACAGTACAAGAAGGGCAAAGATTCTCTTTATGCCCAGGGAAAGCGGTGTTATGACAGGAAGCAGAGTGGCTATGGTGGGCAGACTAAGCCGATTTTCTGGAAAAAGGCTAAAACTACAAAGAAGATTGTGCTGAGGCTTGAATGTGTCGAGCCCAATTGCAGATCTAAGAGAATGCTGGCTATTAAGAGATGCAAGCATTTTGAACTGGAAGGAGATAAGAAGAGAAAGGGCCAAGTGATCCAGTTCTAA
- the LYPLA1 gene encoding acyl-protein thioesterase 1 isoform X2, which yields MCGNNMSAPLPATVPAVRKATAAVIFLHGLGDTGHGWAEAFAGIRSSHIKYICPHAPIMPVTLNMNMAMPSWFDITGLSPDSQEDEPGIKQAAENVKALIEQEVKNGIPSNRIVLGGFSQGGALSLYTALTTQQKLAGVTALSCWLPLQASFPQCHGDCDPLVPLMFASLTAEKLKTLVNPANVTFKTYEGMKHSSCQQEMMDIKQFIDKLLPPVD from the exons ATGTGCGGCAATAACATGTCTGCCCCGCTTCCCGCCACCGTGCCCGCCGTGCGGAAAGCCACCGCTGCG GTGATTTTCCTTCATGGATTGGGAGATACAGG GCATGGATGGGCAGAAGCCTTTGCAGGTATCAGAAGTTCACATATCAAATACATCTGCCCACATGC ACCAATTATGCCTGTAACATTGAATATGAACATGGCTATGCCTTCTTG GTTTGATATTACTGGGCTTTCACCAGATTCACAGGAGGATGAACCTGGAATTAAACAGGCAGCAGAAAATG tAAAAGCTTTGATAGAGCAAGAGGTGAAGAATGGCATTCCTTCTAACAGAATTGTTTTGGGAGGATTTTCTCAG GGAGGAGCTTTATCTTTATACACTGCTCTCACCACACAGCAGAAACTGGCCGGTGTCACTGCACTCAGTTGCTGGCTTCCACTCCAGGCTTCATTTCCACAG TGCCATGGAGATTGCGATCCTTTAGTTCCCCTAATGTTTGCTTCTCTTACTGCCGAAAAGCTAAAAACATTAGTAAATCCAGCCAATGTAACCTTCAAAACCTATGAAGGCATGAAGCACAGTTCATGTCAACAG GAAATGATGGATATCAAGCAGTTCATTGATAAACTTCTACCTCCAGTTGATTGA
- the LYPLA1 gene encoding acyl-protein thioesterase 1 isoform X1, which produces MCGNNMSAPLPATVPAVRKATAAVIFLHGLGDTGHGWAEAFAGIRSSHIKYICPHAPIMPVTLNMNMAMPSWFDITGLSPDSQEDEPGIKQAAENVKALIEQEVKNGIPSNRIVLGGFSQGGALSLYTALTTQQKLAGVTALSCWLPLQASFPQGPISGINRDISILQCHGDCDPLVPLMFASLTAEKLKTLVNPANVTFKTYEGMKHSSCQQEMMDIKQFIDKLLPPVD; this is translated from the exons ATGTGCGGCAATAACATGTCTGCCCCGCTTCCCGCCACCGTGCCCGCCGTGCGGAAAGCCACCGCTGCG GTGATTTTCCTTCATGGATTGGGAGATACAGG GCATGGATGGGCAGAAGCCTTTGCAGGTATCAGAAGTTCACATATCAAATACATCTGCCCACATGC ACCAATTATGCCTGTAACATTGAATATGAACATGGCTATGCCTTCTTG GTTTGATATTACTGGGCTTTCACCAGATTCACAGGAGGATGAACCTGGAATTAAACAGGCAGCAGAAAATG tAAAAGCTTTGATAGAGCAAGAGGTGAAGAATGGCATTCCTTCTAACAGAATTGTTTTGGGAGGATTTTCTCAG GGAGGAGCTTTATCTTTATACACTGCTCTCACCACACAGCAGAAACTGGCCGGTGTCACTGCACTCAGTTGCTGGCTTCCACTCCAGGCTTCATTTCCACAG gGGCCTATCAGTGGCATTAATAGAGATATTTCTATTCTTCAGTGCCATGGAGATTGCGATCCTTTAGTTCCCCTAATGTTTGCTTCTCTTACTGCCGAAAAGCTAAAAACATTAGTAAATCCAGCCAATGTAACCTTCAAAACCTATGAAGGCATGAAGCACAGTTCATGTCAACAG GAAATGATGGATATCAAGCAGTTCATTGATAAACTTCTACCTCCAGTTGATTGA
- the LYPLA1 gene encoding acyl-protein thioesterase 1 isoform X3: protein MCGNNMSAPLPATVPAVRKATAAVIFLHGLGDTGHGWAEAFAGIRSSHIKYICPHAFDITGLSPDSQEDEPGIKQAAENVKALIEQEVKNGIPSNRIVLGGFSQGGALSLYTALTTQQKLAGVTALSCWLPLQASFPQGPISGINRDISILQCHGDCDPLVPLMFASLTAEKLKTLVNPANVTFKTYEGMKHSSCQQEMMDIKQFIDKLLPPVD, encoded by the exons ATGTGCGGCAATAACATGTCTGCCCCGCTTCCCGCCACCGTGCCCGCCGTGCGGAAAGCCACCGCTGCG GTGATTTTCCTTCATGGATTGGGAGATACAGG GCATGGATGGGCAGAAGCCTTTGCAGGTATCAGAAGTTCACATATCAAATACATCTGCCCACATGC GTTTGATATTACTGGGCTTTCACCAGATTCACAGGAGGATGAACCTGGAATTAAACAGGCAGCAGAAAATG tAAAAGCTTTGATAGAGCAAGAGGTGAAGAATGGCATTCCTTCTAACAGAATTGTTTTGGGAGGATTTTCTCAG GGAGGAGCTTTATCTTTATACACTGCTCTCACCACACAGCAGAAACTGGCCGGTGTCACTGCACTCAGTTGCTGGCTTCCACTCCAGGCTTCATTTCCACAG gGGCCTATCAGTGGCATTAATAGAGATATTTCTATTCTTCAGTGCCATGGAGATTGCGATCCTTTAGTTCCCCTAATGTTTGCTTCTCTTACTGCCGAAAAGCTAAAAACATTAGTAAATCCAGCCAATGTAACCTTCAAAACCTATGAAGGCATGAAGCACAGTTCATGTCAACAG GAAATGATGGATATCAAGCAGTTCATTGATAAACTTCTACCTCCAGTTGATTGA
- the LYPLA1 gene encoding acyl-protein thioesterase 1 isoform X4 has translation MCGNNMSAPLPATVPAVRKATAAVIFLHGLGDTGHGWAEAFAGIRSSHIKYICPHAPIMPVTLNMNMAMPSWFDITGLSPDSQEDEPGIKQAAENVKALIEQEVKNGIPSNRIVLGGFSQGPISGINRDISILQCHGDCDPLVPLMFASLTAEKLKTLVNPANVTFKTYEGMKHSSCQQEMMDIKQFIDKLLPPVD, from the exons ATGTGCGGCAATAACATGTCTGCCCCGCTTCCCGCCACCGTGCCCGCCGTGCGGAAAGCCACCGCTGCG GTGATTTTCCTTCATGGATTGGGAGATACAGG GCATGGATGGGCAGAAGCCTTTGCAGGTATCAGAAGTTCACATATCAAATACATCTGCCCACATGC ACCAATTATGCCTGTAACATTGAATATGAACATGGCTATGCCTTCTTG GTTTGATATTACTGGGCTTTCACCAGATTCACAGGAGGATGAACCTGGAATTAAACAGGCAGCAGAAAATG tAAAAGCTTTGATAGAGCAAGAGGTGAAGAATGGCATTCCTTCTAACAGAATTGTTTTGGGAGGATTTTCTCAG gGGCCTATCAGTGGCATTAATAGAGATATTTCTATTCTTCAGTGCCATGGAGATTGCGATCCTTTAGTTCCCCTAATGTTTGCTTCTCTTACTGCCGAAAAGCTAAAAACATTAGTAAATCCAGCCAATGTAACCTTCAAAACCTATGAAGGCATGAAGCACAGTTCATGTCAACAG GAAATGATGGATATCAAGCAGTTCATTGATAAACTTCTACCTCCAGTTGATTGA
- the LYPLA1 gene encoding acyl-protein thioesterase 1 isoform X5: protein MGRSLCRPIMPVTLNMNMAMPSWFDITGLSPDSQEDEPGIKQAAENVKALIEQEVKNGIPSNRIVLGGFSQGGALSLYTALTTQQKLAGVTALSCWLPLQASFPQGPISGINRDISILQCHGDCDPLVPLMFASLTAEKLKTLVNPANVTFKTYEGMKHSSCQQEMMDIKQFIDKLLPPVD, encoded by the exons ATGGGCAGAAGCCTTTGCAG ACCAATTATGCCTGTAACATTGAATATGAACATGGCTATGCCTTCTTG GTTTGATATTACTGGGCTTTCACCAGATTCACAGGAGGATGAACCTGGAATTAAACAGGCAGCAGAAAATG tAAAAGCTTTGATAGAGCAAGAGGTGAAGAATGGCATTCCTTCTAACAGAATTGTTTTGGGAGGATTTTCTCAG GGAGGAGCTTTATCTTTATACACTGCTCTCACCACACAGCAGAAACTGGCCGGTGTCACTGCACTCAGTTGCTGGCTTCCACTCCAGGCTTCATTTCCACAG gGGCCTATCAGTGGCATTAATAGAGATATTTCTATTCTTCAGTGCCATGGAGATTGCGATCCTTTAGTTCCCCTAATGTTTGCTTCTCTTACTGCCGAAAAGCTAAAAACATTAGTAAATCCAGCCAATGTAACCTTCAAAACCTATGAAGGCATGAAGCACAGTTCATGTCAACAG GAAATGATGGATATCAAGCAGTTCATTGATAAACTTCTACCTCCAGTTGATTGA